From Micromonospora auratinigra:
TGACCGTTGGTGGTCACCCCGACGATCTGCTCGGCGATCCGACGCGGGTCGGTGCTGCCGGCCAGCTGCGCGGCGAGCGAGCTGATCACCACGGCGTCGTACGTCTCGGCCGAGTAGAGGTAGTCCTTCAGCCCCGGGTCTACCGTGCGTAGCCGCTCCTTGAAGCTCTCCGGCAGCGGCGTGAGCGGGATGGTGCCCTTCATGCCGTTGACGAGGTCCCCGCGGTCCTTCAGCTCGGCCACGTACGAGTTCTGCATGTTGCCGTCGGTGCCGTAGAGGCGCACCTGGGTGCTGGTGGTCGCCCCCTCGGGCTTGTCGCTCCCGCAGCCGCTGGTGGCGAGCAGGAGCGCCGCGCAGGCCACGGAGATGGCCGCGCGCGACGCGCGTGATACGAACATGGTCGTCCTTCCTCCGGCGAAGGTCCGCTGCGCACATTAGCGTGTCGTCGCGGGTCTCGGGACCGTGGAGCCCGCTGCGTCGGCAGCACGACTACGGCCATCACTGCGCGTGACCGGGGTGCTGTTCACGGGTCACCGCTTGACCCCTCGTCCTACGCTTCCGCAGGTGACCGACGAAGCACAGCAGACGCTGGACGACGCGACCGCCGTGCTCCGTTCGGCCCTGGCCGGCGACGGTGACGCGGTGGTGGGCACCTTCGACGCCGTGGTGGACCGCTCCGGTCTGGTCGGGGCGTACGGGGTGGCCTGGTGTCTCGCCGCCACCATGGTCGGCGACGACGCGCCGGCCGGCGGCGCGGCCCTCGACTTCCCCGGCATCGACCAGGCCGACTACGACACCCGGTGGGTGGCCCGCTTCGTCAGCGCGTACGCCAACGACGACATCGACACCGGTGAGGCGCTCTTCGGGGCCGCGGTGGCCGACGGGCTGCTGCCCGACTGCCTGCTCACCCTCGCCGGGTCGACGGTGGCCACGCTGCGCAGCCGGGCCGGCTGAAACCCGGCCGGTGCGGCGTCGACGGCCCGCCGACGCCGTACCGGCGCAGGTCAGAACGCGTGGTACGCCTCCAGCGGCTCGTACTCGTAGCGCAGGTTGCTGAACCGGATCCGGAAGCTGACCCCGTCCCGGACGTTGGTGGCCACCGTCACGAAGCCGGAGTTCGCCGGCAGGTAGGTCAGGTAGTTGCAGGCGTCCGTCCGGTCGACGAAGACGACGCACGCCTCGGTGCCGAACTCGCTGGCGTTGCGGACGTTGATGTCCCGGCAGCGGGTGCTGGTCCGGTAGGTGCCGGCCTCACCGCCCCACGCGCCGGTGTCGAAGTAGGAGCGCTTCGCGCCGCCGTAGCAGGTGGCGTAGCCGGCGGCCAGGTTCGGGCCGGCGGGTTCGGCCCGGGCGGGGGAGCCGGACGCGAGCAGGGAGAGCGCCGCTGTCGTGGCGAGCAGACGGGCGGCCGGGGATGCCATCGGGGATGCCTCCAGGGGGTAGGGAACCCTGAGTTGCGGTCAGGGAACCGAGCGTGAAGATGGTAACTGTCGATCTCCGCGCCGCCTCATCCCGTCCGGGTCCTACCGCTGTGATAGCTGTGGTGCATGTCCGAGGCGATGCTCAGCAAGGTCCGCAAGCTGCTCGCCCAGGCCGAGGACCCGGCCTGCACGCCGGCCGAGTCGGCCGCCTTCATGGCCAAGGCGACCGAGTTGATCGCCCGGTACGGCGTGGACCGGGCGCTGCTCGCCGCCCGGGCGCCCGCCACCGACCCGGTGGGCGACCGGGTGGTCGACGTCGTCGCCCCGTACGCCCGGGACAAGGCGGGACTGCTCGCGGCCGTCGCCGAGCCGCTGCGCTGCCGCGCTGTGCGCCGCCGGGAGGGCGCCGGCTTCGCGATGCACCTGTTCGGCTTCGCCAGCGACCTGGAACGGGTCGAGCTGCTCTTCACCTCGCTGCTGGTGCAGGCCGCGCACGGGTTGGCCGGTGCCGCCGTACCGGCCGGGGAGCATCCGGCCGCCTTCCGGCGTACCTGGCTGGCCGGCTTCGCGTACGTGGTGGCGGAGCGGCTGCGGGCGGCCGAGGCCGGCGCGGTCGCCGCCTCCGGGGAACCCTCGGTGGCGCTGGTGCTCGCCGACCGCTCCGACCGGGTCCGGCGCCGGCTCACCGAGGTCTACCCGAGGCTGCGCACCGCGCCCAGCCGGCGGCTCGCGGGCACCGGCTTCGGCTCCGGTGCGGCGGCCGGCCACCGGGCCGACCTGGGCGGCACCGGGGTGAGCGGCGGAGCGGCGACGACGCGCGGCATCGGCCGCTGACCCACCTGCCGGGCGGCCGGGCGGCCGGGCCGGGAGCGGGGGCGGGCGATCAGCCGGCGGTGCGGGTGAGGGTCGCCAGGTAGCGGCGGAGCAGTTCGTGCCAGCCCGCGGTGAGCGCCGCGCGGTAACCCTCGGCCGCCGCGCCGTGCCGGTCGAAGTGGCGGTGCTCGACCTCCACCCGGGTACGCTGCGGCGTCTCCGGCAGGAAGAGCACCTCGACCTCACTGGCCCGCGCGGGGTCGGGCACCGGAACCCGGTCCGGCCCGATCTGCCAGGTGAAGACCAGCCGGCGGGGCGGGTCCCAGGTGAGCACCCGGCCCCAGTCGCTGCGGAAGCCGTACGGCCCGATCTCGTAGAGCATGCCGCCGGGCCGGGGCTCGACACCCAGCTCGGCCAGGGCCTGCGGCCCGGACCAGGTGTACTCGCGTACCCACCAGTCGGTGAGCCCGCCGGTGAACACGGCGAAGGCCCGCTCGGCGGAGGCCGGGGTGCGGAGGGCGGAGCGGAGGGAGAACCGGTCGAACTCCTGACGGACCTCATCCGGATCGGCCATCTCCTGTCCCATAGGCCCGGACCATACCGGCTGATGCCCGCCTGCGCAGCTTCCCGCCGGCCGGGTTGCCGACAGCGGGAGAGCGGCTTTCCGACCCGGCCGGGTGGCCCCCTGCCGCCCGCCGGACACCCCTTCGCGCCGCGCTCCGGTCGGGGTGGCCGGGCGACCGTCCCGCCCGCGGTCGGTCGCCCGACGCGCCGTCCCGACCCCGTGGCCGACCTCCCGTGACAGGGAACGGAGTGTTCCGGCGGTAACCGGGTAACCGCGGCTGATCCGGCCCGGAGCGCGGGTCAGCGGGGAGCGGGGAGCATGAGCGAGAGCGCAGGGACGCAGCGGGGGGCGGAGCCGACCAGCGAGCGGCTCAACCCCCGGAGCGGGAGTCAGCCGGAGCCGGACGTGCTGCTCGACATCCCGGAGGTGACGGTCGACCAGCTCCGGCTGGCGGTGGACCGGCTCGACGCCGACCTGTCGCTGCGCGTCCGGCTGGCGAACCTGCTCCAGCTCGACGCCGGGGTACGGGTCCACCTGACCGGCGTGGAACTCGACGTCACCGGCGTGAGCGCCGAGGCCCTGCTCAAGGTCCGCCTGGAGAAGCTGGTGGAGATCCTCGACCGGGCGTTCACCACGCTCGACCGGAACCCGCAGATCATCGAGGCGTTGGCCCGGTCGGTGGGGGTCACCGCCGTGGACGTGGACCGGGTGACCGGCCGGCTCGCCGAGGACGAGGCGGC
This genomic window contains:
- a CDS encoding DUF2786 domain-containing protein; the encoded protein is MSEAMLSKVRKLLAQAEDPACTPAESAAFMAKATELIARYGVDRALLAARAPATDPVGDRVVDVVAPYARDKAGLLAAVAEPLRCRAVRRREGAGFAMHLFGFASDLERVELLFTSLLVQAAHGLAGAAVPAGEHPAAFRRTWLAGFAYVVAERLRAAEAGAVAASGEPSVALVLADRSDRVRRRLTEVYPRLRTAPSRRLAGTGFGSGAAAGHRADLGGTGVSGGAATTRGIGR
- a CDS encoding SRPBCC family protein, whose protein sequence is MGQEMADPDEVRQEFDRFSLRSALRTPASAERAFAVFTGGLTDWWVREYTWSGPQALAELGVEPRPGGMLYEIGPYGFRSDWGRVLTWDPPRRLVFTWQIGPDRVPVPDPARASEVEVLFLPETPQRTRVEVEHRHFDRHGAAAEGYRAALTAGWHELLRRYLATLTRTAG